The Electrophorus electricus isolate fEleEle1 chromosome 19, fEleEle1.pri, whole genome shotgun sequence genome has a segment encoding these proteins:
- the ppp1r14bb gene encoding protein phosphatase 1, regulatory (inhibitor) subunit 14Bb translates to MAAVTTPESSPQSRVYFQTPPGTEEAETPVRKQGRVTVKYDRKELRKRLILEEWIIDQLTDLYDCEEEAIPELEIDVDELLDMQDDVDRAARVKDLLVDCYKPTEDFVAELLDRIRGMQKLSTPQKK, encoded by the exons ATGGCGGCGGTTACAACTCCAGAGTCAAGCCCACAGAGCCGAGTGTATTTCCAAACGCCCCCCGGTACTGAGGAAGCCGAAACTCCAGTTAGGAAGCAAGGACGCGTTACGGTTAAATACGACCGAAAAGAACTCAGAAAGAGACTGATTTTGGAAGAGTGGATAATAGATCAGCTAACTGATCTATACGACTGCGAG gaGGAGGCCATTCCTGAACTGGAGATAGATGTGGATGAGTTACTGGACATGCAGGATGATGTAGACCGAGCTGCGCGGGTCAAA GATCTGCTGGTGGACTGTTACAAACCTACTGAA GACTTTGTAGCCGAGTTACTGGACAGAATTCGTGGAATGCAGAAGCTCAGCACACCACAGAAGAAATAA
- the brms1 gene encoding breast cancer metastasis-suppressor 1 translates to MPAQPAPREPEEEMETEADAAVPQANGEMEGGEAEETMEESGEERESDLEESEAEEDEEEEEESSEMDNEDCERRRLECLDEMSDLEKQFLELKDKLFRERLEQVKGKLDEVLMGKAGEFREPLALLQHNMQLRTQVAGVYRELCLQVIKHKHECEIQGAKQHLESEKTLLFDAMKTELLEKIRRLEEDKQSVDITSEWWSDEARMKKCKRRSNLARQERKKKPALVSGPYIVYMLRDIDILEDWTAIKKAKAALMPLKQKSDSRQLSVRCEGSTLFYEGERFSKGNSVLLEVSDDSPAQAVITAISAGEVWFRRTDGSKTKIYISQLQKGKYTIRRA, encoded by the exons ATGCCAGCCCAGCCCGCACCCAGAGAACcggaggaggagatggagacagaggcGGATGCCGCGGTGCCTCAGGCCaacggagagatggagggaggggaggcagaagagacgatggaggagagtggagaggagcgagagagtgaCCTGGAGGAAAGTGAAgcggaggaagatgaggaggaagaggaggagagttctg AGATGGATAATGAAGACTGTGAAAGGAGGAGGCTGGAATGTCTCGATGAGATGTCTGATCTGGAGAAGCAGTTCCTGGAACTCAAAGACAA GTTGTTCCGCGAGCGGCTAGAGCAGGTGAAGGGGAAGCTGGACGAGGTGCTGATGGGAAAGGCGGGAGAGTTCCGGGAGCCGCTGGCCCTCCTGCAGCACAACATGCAGCTGCGGACGCAGGTGGCAG gtgtgtatagaGAACTGTGCCTTCAGGTGATCAAACACAAGCATGAGTGTGAGATCCAGGGAGCTAAGCAGCATCTCGAG AGTGAGAAGACCCTCCTGTTTGATGCTATGAAGACTGAACTTCTGGAGAAGATCCGCAGGCTGGAGGAGGACAAGCAGAGTGTGGACATTacttcag agTGGTGGAGCGATGAGGCGAGGATGAAGAAGTGTAAGAGGAGAAGTAACCTCGCCCgccaggagaggaagaagaagccAGCACTCGTCTCAG gaCCCTATatagtgtacatgctgagggaCATTGATATACTGGAGGACTGGACAGCCATTAAGAAG GCAAAAGCTGCACTAATGCCCTTGAAGCAGAAGTCCGACA GTCGTCAGTTGTCAGTGCGGTGTGAAGGGAGCACGCTGTTCTATGAAGGAGAGAGGTTCTCAAAGGGGAATAGTGTTCTACTGGAAGTCAGTGATGACAGCCCAGCTCA GGCGGTCATAACGGCCATCAGCGCAGGGGAAGTCTGGTTCAGAAGAACAGATGGTAGCAAAACCAAAATCTACATCTCCCAGCTACAGAAGGGAAAATACACTATACGGAGAGcctag